In Trifolium pratense cultivar HEN17-A07 linkage group LG7, ARS_RC_1.1, whole genome shotgun sequence, a genomic segment contains:
- the LOC123894667 gene encoding glutamate formimidoyltransferase-like, which produces MAFNYTTQEQKKTVDQSMLLCCKFFISEGRNIATLDAIERAARSNLETVIVNKFHDRTYNRARYNLVSYVLHDCTGNAIYSPLQQTVVAMAEAAFNAINLEFHDGAHPRLGAVDDIVFHPLACASLDDAAWLAKSVAADIGNQFNVPVFLYAAAHPTGKQLDAIRRELGYYRPNSIGNQWAGWTMPDILPQTPDEGPIVVTRSRGISMIGAQSWVTLYNIPLLSTDVSAARRIARKVSARGGGLPTVQTLGIVCEDSTEIACMLLEPNRIGADRVQNLVEILAAQEGLDVEKGYYTDLSPEMIVEQYMNLISAKKSSP; this is translated from the exons GAGCAAAAGAAAACTGTAGACCAATCCATGTTACTGTGCTGCAAGTTCTTTATCTCGGAAGGACGTAACATTGCTACTCTTGATGCAATTGAACGAGCTGCTAGGTCGAATCTAGAAACTGTCATTGTGAACAAATTTCATGATAGAACTTACAACAGGGCAAGGTACAACCTCGTATCGTATGTTTTGCATGACTGCACAGGAAATGCCATATACAGCCCCCTGCAACAAACTGTTGTGGCCATGGCTGAGGCTGCATTCAATGCTATCAACCTTGAATTTCATGACGGGGCTCACCCTCGCTTAGGAGCAGTTGATGACATTGTTTTCCATCCACTTGCTTGTGCATCATTGGACGATGCAGCGTGGTTGGCGAAATCTGTGGCAGCGGATATTGGCAACCAATTCAATG TACCTGTATTTCTTTATGCTGCTGCACACCCAACAGGGAAACAACTCGATGCAATAAGGCGAGAACTCGGATATTACCGGCCTAATTCCATTGGAAACCAATGGGCAGGGTGGACTATGCCTGATATTCTACCTCAAACACCAGATGAAGGGCCTATTGTTGTTACAAGATCAAGAGGCATTTCAATGATTGGTGCACAATCTTGGGTCACGCTCTACAACATACCACTATTGTCGACCGATGTATCAGCAGCAAGAAGGATTGCAAGGAAGGTTAGTGCTCGTGGTGGAGGGCTTCCTACGGTGCAGACACTCGGGATTGTTTGTGAGGATTCGACTGAAATAGCTTGCATGTTGTTGGAGCCTAATCGGATTGGAGCTGATAGGGTGCAGAATTTGGTTGAGATATTGGCAGCACAAGAAGGATTAGATGTAGAAAAAGGATACTATACTGACTTATCTCCGGAAATGATAGTAGAACAGTACATGAACCTGATCTCTGCTAAAAAATCATCACCATAA